Genomic window (Heterodontus francisci isolate sHetFra1 chromosome 41, sHetFra1.hap1, whole genome shotgun sequence):
AGGCATGGAAGATTCCTGACTGGCTATCAGGGATTGTCAATCATCATTGGTGATGTCATTCCCTGTTTGAATGCAGGCTGATCCAGTTGCATAAATACAAGAGCTTGTGAGGGAAGTGGTTAGATTGCTGTTGTTGTGTTTGAATTTAACTTCTGTTAATAGTAGAAGTGAAGATGGTTTCCCAAGTGTGTCAGAactaccacaaggactgtgaggatgCTGTTAACAAGCAGATCAACCTGGAACTCTATTCCTCTTATGTTTACCTGTCTATGGTGAGTTTTGTGTGTTTTGGGGTCCTAATTCAACATTCAGGCTGTGACTTCATTGCATTCTGTTGGTTAATGAATTGGTTTTAGGATGTATCTCAATAGCCCTCCCTAGATGTAATCCAGTGGATTATGTTTAACAGTAATTCTGTAGAAGGTCTCATTAACAGACTGCCTCCTGCTCTGTAGTTGTCTTATTCTGAGATATTTTATACCTGAAACCAGCTCTGTGAAGCTTGTAATTGAGGATTCATCTTGAAGTATTAACTTGGTCAAATGTGTAACTTGGATACAAACAATTACATTTAGTTGGGTGACTAGTGAGTGAAATATGGACTGATTTTTGCCCAGTTTAATTGAGTGAAATTCTCTGAATCCTCTCTTTGCCATGGAAGTTGGATCTTGTTCGTGCCAAATAGTTAAACTGCTGAATCTGCAAGGCTTTACTTTTTTTCATTCCTGATATTTGGACTTGAATTGGGGGTGGGGTTTGGTGGAGGAGAgggtatttgggggtgggtgttggAGGTGTGGAaatgaagggggagggggggggtggaaaaggcaGGATGTCCCACTGAAATTTCAACTTTCAACCTGCATTTGGACCACAAATACTTTAGCCCAAAAAATATTATGGATCCCCGTGTCTAATTTTTACTACTTTCCTTGTTTTTACTTCATGGGGAGGGACTTCCAACAGTTTCAGAAAAGATTAATGAAGCCAATTGTTCTTTCTTTGAAAGAAACATACTTTCTCCATTAAACTgtaaatgctttcaaaagcaagggATTGGAATCATGAATGGGTAATATTGCGGCCATTCTTCATGTCTCCATGGAGGAGATTTGGATCTAACCTGGCTTTCTGCATTTTATGTCTCTACCTGCAGTCCTATTACTTTGACCGGGATGATGTTGCCCTGTgtcactttgctgagttcttcaaggAGCAGTCACATGAGGAACGGGAGCACGCTGAGAAACTGATGCAATTCCAGAATAAACGCGGAGGCCGAATCATCTTGGAGGACATCAAGGTTGGCTTGTAACTTTTGTAATGTCATTTTAGGTTGCTTAAAAGATGTTTCCTACTGAACCCTTAAATTCCTAATCCAGTGAGATTTAATGAGTAAAATTGCTAGTGTTAGTGATATGACGATGGGTGTTATGATGGGCCACCTGAGCTGATGAATATAGGAGCATCACTAAATGTGCATGTTCAGAAGGAATGAGTTTGTGCACCATATATGAACTATTGGCTCAAATCTTGTGGTGCTTAGCTAGGAAACTATTTTTGAATATTAATGCTGTAAACTTTCATGGAGGAAGTaatttgaagattttttttttaaatgcagtgtaATTGGGAATGGAGTTTGACTCTGCCCTGCCATTTTTAGCCAATTAACTGATATCATGGTCTCCGCCCTTCATACTTCCTCATAATACTGAGGTGGGCAGAATAACTTGTGTTGCTTTTAACCCTGTTGACCTTGAGCATAACATCCCTTGGACTTTGCACTCCCACTAACAGGACCACTATTTTATTCCAGAAGCCAGAGcaggatgagtggagcaatggtctggaggcaatgcagagagctCTGCAGATGGAGAAGGATGTGAACCAGAGTCTGCTGGATCTGCACAAACTCTCCACTGGCAACACTGACCCTCATGTAAGTTCCTAACATTGCAATTATTCATGAATTGGTGATATTGGAATCTGCCCTTCACTCTCCATTGGTAAAATTGTGTAAGTTTGTTTATCCACTTTCAGATTTTTGTTTTTGGGCCAAGAAGCCATCTACACTGTAGACCTGGATCATTAAACTGTTCCCAAGGCACTTTGTATCTGCCACATTAAAATGTTTCTTGTGCAGTCCATTCCACATTTATTAGAATTGATTTGCCATTTTTGGGTAAATCTGCTCTTGTCTGGTTAGTGTGACATGGGCACATTTATCTCAATTTAATTGAAGAAAATTTCTCTTCTGGAGAAGATCCTCACTAAACATCTGTTTGGCATTTTCTATTTCATGTTCTAGTTGtgtgacttcctggagactcactacttggatgagcaagtgaagatcatcaagaagcttggagatcacatcaccaacctgaagagactgggagcccctgacaatggcatgggagagtacctgtttgacaagcaCACACTGGGGGAAGAGTGACTGAACTGACTGCAGGGATCAAACTTGTTGCATTTACTGCTTGCttatgtaattgtgtgtgtgtgtgtgagagatcatCTTCCTCTAGGAAATAATGGCTTCTGACTTTCAAAGAACTCAAGACTATCTGATATATAACTATAAATAAAATGTTCAATATTGAAATGAGTTTTGTTTCATTCATCAGGTGAATGCTTGATGTCAGCTGAATTCCACTGGTAACTTTATCTTGGATTTCAGGCTTGTACTGTTTTCTGTTCCAACCTGGGATCTCTGTGGGGGCTTGGACATTTTCAGCCATATGCTAAATATCCAATTTCAAGTGGGAGCAAATTTTTATTGCAACCAGCCATGACATGAACAACACTGACTTTTTAAAAATCTTTCTTACTATTTTTAAAAACTTGGCTGGATTGTTTATCAAAATTGACATAAGACAGGTCCCCAAAAGCTTAGAAGTATCTTTTTTAGGGAGTAAACACTGGAGTTTAGGGGTCTAGGCAGCTAAATGCAAGGAACTGTGTCCTATGCATGGTTCTTCTCTCTGCATCAATGGAACATCTGTTAACACCTCATACACTGAAATATCAGCGAATGTAACTTTGCATTAATTATTAGAGGATATTTTGCAGCAAATTTGTTTTATGATTTTAGACTTGGGATCGATCCTACTAATGCTGTGGGATGAGAAGTTTAGTATTCAAGTAAACTTCTACCAGTCCTAGTCTGAGTTCTTACTGTGGGTTACACCTGCTGTAGTTCACTCAGCTAGCTGCATACCTGCTGCGTCAGACTTCCTGGTAAGCTTTGGCTGTAATGCTCACAAGGGCAGAGTTCTGCAAATTCAAGTACTAAAGGGAATAACAATTGGGTGGTTGGGAAGTCAACCCGAAATGCCATAATTTCACTGGCCAtgaggagggggggtgaggagaAAGCCTAGATTCCTTGCTGGGAAAGGATTGAACTTAAGTCTGGAAATCAAAATTCTTGCATTTCTTACTCTATTCTCATTAGGTTCTTGACATCAATAGAAGCTTGGGTAGGGAACAGGagaatgtgtggaactgtactctacTTTAATCCTTCTGGAAGGAGTGAACATATTTCATTAAATACACAAAGCAAATAACTTCAAAGAATTAAAATGATATTTATCCTTTTATTGACCACCACACCCCAACCTCTTACATTTTCTCTTCAAGTTATAAGTCTAATACCAGCAGCTCCTCCATACATATATCAATTTGTATTTAGGTACATTGTACATTTCATACCAAATAGGAATCATCCATTCCAAATCCTGTTAGAtctccatttgtctcttttacccctATTAATAGATTCATATATTGATGCTGCAGCTGTAATTATCCCAATGTTTATAAGTTAAATTTAGGAACGCAGGTGAGAACTGCAGTGAGTGCAATCAAATTGCAGTCTTCAATGTTCCCTATAAGCTGTGCAGCAATTGTCCGTGGGCCGTGCACAGAACAAATAAGTTGTGCCCAGGCAGTAGTCCCTTCAAGATGCATGCATAGCTGCTTAGCAATGTTTAAGGGAATTGTAAGGAACGTTGGTCTTCAGTCATTCCACGTTAAAGTGGGCCTGTACTGTGTGCTGTGCTAAAGTCTttgcccctatcacccctgtgctcgctgacctacattggctcccagtcaagcattatcttgattttaaacttctcattcttgttttcatagCCTCaaaccacacccccctcccccatttctgtaatttcctccaggcccacaacactccaagatttttgccctcctctaattctgccctatcgagcatccctgattctaatcacttcagcattggtggccgtgccttcagttctcTAGGTCCCAGTGTCTGGAATATGCTCCCTATACCtcaccacctcactttcctccttaaaacctacctctttgactaatcttttggttatctgacttaatatctccttatgttgcttggcattatactttgttttataatgctgctgtgaagcaccttgggacatagtattacattaaaagcactatataaatataacataaaagcaaaatattgcagatgctggaaatctgaaataaaaacaataaatgctggaaatactcagcatgtctggcagcatctatggagagagaagcagagataacgtttcaggtcagtgacccttcttcagaatgtaACATATTGTTGTTATTTCCTTGAGCTTTTCACATTGATCAACATCCCTACTCCCTATAGGTAGTGATACTGAATTTATAGTGGTCCTGTGGAAAGGATCAATCAATAGTTTCTTCAGAACCAGTAACCACAGGCCTTATACAAAGTCTCTGCTGTTTACCTGGGAGGCCATTGAGTGACCATGTGATATCAGTTTGGTCAAAACCCTTTGCGACCACACCAGAACAGGGGTGAACACCCGGATGCATTTTCTGTTCAGGTG
Coding sequences:
- the LOC137353583 gene encoding ferritin heavy chain B-like, with translation MMASQVCQNYHKDCEDAVNKQINLELYSSYVYLSMSYYFDRDDVALRHFAEFFKEQSHEEREHAEKLMKFQHKRGGRIILEDIKKPEQDEWSNGLEAMQRALQMEKDVNQSLLDLHKLSTGNTDPHSYYFDRDDVALCHFAEFFKEQSHEEREHAEKLMQFQNKRGGRIILEDIKKPEQDEWSNGLEAMQRALQMEKDVNQSLLDLHKLSTGNTDPHLCDFLETHYLDEQVKIIKKLGDHITNLKRLGAPDNGMGEYLFDKHTLGEEFLTSIEAWVGNRRMCGTVLYFNPSGRSEHISLNTQSK